From the genome of Streptomyces sp. NBC_00523:
ACGCCGATGCCCCCAGGCATCACGACGCTTGCCGCAGACACCCCGACGCTGTCTGCCGCCAACACCGGCTTCATGCTCATCTGCTCGGCCCTGGTGATGCTCATGACCCCGGCCCTCGCCTTCTTCTACGGAGGCATGGTCCGCGTCAAGAGCACCCTCAACATGCTGATGATGAGCTTCATCAGCCTCGGGATCGTCACGATCCTCTGGGTGCTGTACGGCTTCAGCCTCGCCTTCGGGACCGACGCCGGATCGGTCATCGGCTGGAGCCAGGACTTCGTCGGCCTCAGCGGGATCGGCGTCACGGAACTCTGGGACGGCTACACCATCCCGGTCTACGTCTTCGCCGTGTTCCAGCTGATGTTCGCCATCCTCACGCCCGCCCTGATAAGCGGTGCCCTCGCCGACCGGGTCAAGTTCACCTCCTGGGCCCTGTTCATCACGCTCTGGGTCACCGTCGTCTACTTCCCGGTCGCGCACTGGGTGTGGGGCGCGGGCGGCTGGCTGTACGAGCTCGGCGTCATCGACTTCGCCGGCGGTACCGCCGTCCACATCAACGCGGGTGCGGCCGCCCTCGGCGTGATCCTGGTGATCGGCAAGCGCGTCGGCTTCAAGAAGGACCCGATGCGGCCGCACAGCCTGCCGCTCGTCATGCTCGGTGCCGGTCTCCTCTGGTTCGGCTGGTTCGGCTTCAACGCCGGCTCCTGGCTCGGCAACGACGACGGCGTGGGCGCGGTCATGTTCGTCAACACCCAGGTCGCCACCGGCGCCGCGATGCTCGCCTGGCTCGCCTACGAGAAGATCCGCCACGGCGCCTTCACCACCCTCGGTGCCGCCTCCGGCGCGGTCGCCGGACTCGTCGCCATCACACCGGCCGGCGGCGCGGTCAGCCCGCTCGGCGCCATCGCGGTCGGCGCCATCGCCGGTGTGCTGTGCGCCATGGCCGTCGGCCTCAAGTACAAGTTCGGCTACGACGACTCCCTCGACGTCGTCGGCGTCCACCTCGTCGGCGGCATCATCGGCTCCCTGCTCATCGGCTTCTTCGCCACCGGCGGCGTCCAGTCCGACGCCAAGGGCCTCTTCTACGGCGGCGGGCTCGACCAGCTCGGCAAGCAGGCCGTCGGCGTCTTCGCGGTCCTCGCGTACTCTCTCGTCGTCTCCGCGGTCCTCGCCTTCCTGGTCGACAAGATCCTCGGGATGCGCGTGGCCGAGGACGACGAGATCTCCGGCATCGACCAGGTCGAACACGCCGAGACCGCGTACGACTTCAGCGGCGCCGGCGGCGGCGCGGCCTCCCGTACCGCCGCCCCCGCCCCCGGCCCGGCCGCCCCGACGAACAAGAAGGTGGACGCATGAAGCTCATCACCGCAGTCGTGAAGCCCCACCGTCTGGACGAGATCAAGGAAGCCCTCCAGGCGTTCGGCGTCCAGGGCCTCACCGTCACCGAGGCCAGCGGCTACGGTCGTCAGCGCGGCCACACCGAGGTCTACCGGGGCGCCGAGTACACCGTCGACCTCGTTCCCAAGATCCGCATCGAGGTGCTGGTCGAGGACGAGGACGCCGAACAGCTCCTCGACGTCGTCGTCAAGGCCGCCCGGACCGGCAAGATCGGTGACGGCAAGGTCTGGACCGTCCCGGTCGAGACGGCCGTCAGGGTCCGTACGGGCGAACGCGGCCCGGACGCCCTCTGACCGGCCCCCGCCGACTGTTTCGCACGGTTCCGCACACGGAAAGGGCAGCTGGGTGACGAGCATCGAAGCGACCACCGAATCCGAGGACTCGCGCCCCAGCGGCTACGCGGCGGCCCGGCTGAGCCTTCTCCAGGAGAAGGAGCGGCCCGGGCCGCCGCGCCGTGCGGCCCTCGCCGCCCTCACCGACGACTGGCTCACCGCCCTGTTCACCGGCGCCGCCCAGCACGCCGGGGTCCGGGGCGCCGCCCTCGTCGCCGTCGGCGGCTACGGCCGCGGCGAACTCTCCCCGCGCAGCGACCTCGACCTCCTCCTGCTGCACGACGGCACCGCCGACGCCGCGGCCGTCGCCGCCCTCGCCGACCGGATCTGGTACCCCGTCTGGGACCTGGGCCTCGCCCTCGACCACTCCGTCCGCACCCCCGCCGAGGCCCGCAGGACCGCCGGCGAGGACCTCAAGGTCCAGCTCGGACTGCTCGACGCCCGCCCCGTCGCCGGCGATCTCGGCCTCGTCGCCGCCCTGCGCACCGCGATCCTCGCCGACTGGCGCAACCAGGCACCCAAACGCCTCCCCGACCTCCACGAGCTCTGCCGCGAACGCGCCGAACGCCACGGCGAACTGCGGTTCCTCCTCGAACCCGACCTCAAGGAGGCCCGGGGCGGCCTGCGCGACGTCACCGCCCTGCGCGCGGTCGCCGCCTCCTGGGTCGCCGACGCCCCCCGCGAAGGACTCGCCGAGGCCCGCCGCACCCTCCTCGACGCCCGCGACGCCCTCCACCTCACCACCGGCCGCGC
Proteins encoded in this window:
- a CDS encoding ammonium transporter; this translates as MPPGITTLAADTPTLSAANTGFMLICSALVMLMTPALAFFYGGMVRVKSTLNMLMMSFISLGIVTILWVLYGFSLAFGTDAGSVIGWSQDFVGLSGIGVTELWDGYTIPVYVFAVFQLMFAILTPALISGALADRVKFTSWALFITLWVTVVYFPVAHWVWGAGGWLYELGVIDFAGGTAVHINAGAAALGVILVIGKRVGFKKDPMRPHSLPLVMLGAGLLWFGWFGFNAGSWLGNDDGVGAVMFVNTQVATGAAMLAWLAYEKIRHGAFTTLGAASGAVAGLVAITPAGGAVSPLGAIAVGAIAGVLCAMAVGLKYKFGYDDSLDVVGVHLVGGIIGSLLIGFFATGGVQSDAKGLFYGGGLDQLGKQAVGVFAVLAYSLVVSAVLAFLVDKILGMRVAEDDEISGIDQVEHAETAYDFSGAGGGAASRTAAPAPGPAAPTNKKVDA
- a CDS encoding P-II family nitrogen regulator, with product MKLITAVVKPHRLDEIKEALQAFGVQGLTVTEASGYGRQRGHTEVYRGAEYTVDLVPKIRIEVLVEDEDAEQLLDVVVKAARTGKIGDGKVWTVPVETAVRVRTGERGPDAL